The following DNA comes from Nothobranchius furzeri strain GRZ-AD chromosome 19, NfurGRZ-RIMD1, whole genome shotgun sequence.
TGCTTCGTGTGAGGAAATAAAACAGATCCTACAACAAGAGGTTTCCAGTCCAAAGCAGAGAAGCTTTGCCTCCTTGTTGAGTCTTCAGTGAGTTTCTTTTGTGCTCCAGGTGTGAAACCTCCTCTACCAGAACCACGCGCTGTTCAGCCTGGTCCTGACCCAACTCCTGCCTCCAAAATATCCAGACTCCAACTTCaccacctaaaaaaaaaaaaaaaaacacgtcaGAAAATCGCATTTAACTCAGCCATTTAAATAAAGATGCGTTTTAAACAAAACAACCATCCAAGGACAACTTCCGTCCAGATGACACAAACCTGAAGCCACCAGCTGCGTTCGCGTTAAACGAACAAACTAAAGCCAACTTCATCAACCTGAAGGTTGCGGGTCGGCTAAAGCTAAACTGTTGGTTTTCCACAAACGTTTAGTTTTAAATTCAGGCTCAGGTCTACGAATTAACCGTTTAAGAAGCATTGTAGAAAAAAAGGACTAAAAACCTACTTTTGTACCCCCGTTTGAGAAAATCGTGCCTATTTTCCAATAAATTTTACTCGCTTCGTAAAAATAACTTTCCGTGAGGTTTGTAGAGCATGTCAAGAAACGTTAGCCGCTAAAGGCTAAAAAAACCCCACCAAAAATGACCGCGGAGCCGAAACACCACGAGTCTATTTATGACCATTTAACTCAGTCGTGATGCTGATTCGTTTATTTAGTCGTTTTCATGTGGGTATAATCTGGTTCTTTCTTTGGATCCGAATCAGAACAGAACTACCAAGACAGCTAGCCTCGAGGCTAGTTTAGCTGTTAGCGTCGAGCTAATCTTCCACCAACTTGTTTTTAAAAGACCGAGAACGGCTCAAAGTTCACAAGACATACCTCAGTTtcttcctcagactttgatggataCGCAGAGTGCGGTGATTCAACGAGTTTCTTTTAAATTAGCTGAAAATGTCTTTAATTTAATCGTCTCTATTGTGTTTCTTCCTTTAAATCAACATGGTCGTCTCCTCTTCCTCGGTGTTTCTCtctactgttttttttaataacgCTTCTCTCGGACGCTACCGCCACCTGCTGTCACAAACGGTCATTACACTACCGGAAGTCCTCTCAGGACGTCCTTTCTTtacttatttttccatttttactCCTGGAGGGCCACTGCCCTGCATGTTGTAGCATTTGAGAAGTCCGATGATCACAGATGGATTAAAACCAGGTATGTTGGTGCAGGAAACAGAAAACACACAGGCCTACAGGCCCAGGGTCAGCCTGAGGACAGCTGAGGTGAAGACTATCCCAGTCAACCCCAGAAAAGCTGCCAGACCTGCAGACAACTGAACACCTGTGAGCCAGGCTGTGGTCGTCAGTCATCAGTGGCTTAAATGAGCATCGCTGACTCCCATTATGATGAAGCGTTTTGAGTGACTGGTTAAGGAACACACCTGCTCCTCTCTCCTCAGCTAAGGGGACCCCCTAGTTTGTTTACCAGTCAAACCTACAGCTGATGCCATTTACCACACACTGCACACTTCCTTCTCACACAGACGGACTGTCCGAGCATGCAcgggaggtggtggtggtggcacACTCTGCAGAACTGTGGCGTCCAAATGATGCTACCCTAGACAGAGTAGAGGACACAGTAACACATTCCTAATGGATTAATGTAGATCACTCTTGGAAACGAGATCTGTTATCTCAATGAAACAAAAGCAAAGGGCTGAGAAGCTTCTGATCCTTTGGACATTGATCCACGAGTCTGAACCCAGAATGGAGGCGTCCTTTACCGTCCCTCAGCGGGAAACATGGGTGGATTTGGTTAGGATGCACTAACCAACATTAATATTTCACTTCATTACATTAATCTATGATTGATTAGACAATAATGTCTGATCTATAAATAAAAGGTCCTAAAGTCACGGAGCAGCTGTGTGGATACATATTTCACCTGTTTTCTGTCCGACTGAACTGGATAAGAAACGTTTAAAAAGCACAAAAACACAGTTTGTCTAGATTCCTTAAGCCGACACAATAAAAGAGTTCACCATGTTTCTATAATTGTCGtggataaaatgtaaaaataagccCCAAAATCCAGTCAAACACGGTTATTTAATTTCACACCCAAACACTGCTGGTAAACATCCCACTGTAAACATgaggcaaacaggaaataacacatCAGATGTAGCGACAGCATCCATGAGACACAGCATCTGTGCTTCCAGTTCAAGTACAGCTTTCATCCTGATCAGGTAGGAGCAGCGGAGTTCTCCGCTCAGGGCACAAAAACGGTCAGCAGGTAAGAAATACATCTGCATCCTTCCACTTGTTTAAAACACGCCGGTTTAGCTTATTAATACATAATAAATATCGTTTCTCCAAACAAAAGGCTGATTAAACTCTCTGAGAGGTGACTCCTCATCAGGGGGGAGTCGGGTGAAGCTAGTTGTGGGTGCTGGTGGAAATCCATCAGCAGGTTAAAGTGCAGCTTGATGTTACCCCTGATCCATCCTGGTTCTCAGCACAGGACCCGTTAACATCCCAGTTACAGGAACCAGCCGGGGGGCTTGGCACTACAGGTCTTTTGGAAGAGCATTCCTCGTGTTTTCCTGCAGGAAGACCTCCCTGACTCGAGCCACGCACATGTCTGAAGCAAACTGCGTCTCTTTGCAGATCTGCGACAGACTGAGGAAGCCGTGAGGAAGATCTTCCACCACTGTCAGGCTCACGGGCTGCTCCATCGCTCGCAGCTTCTTAGCAAACATCACAGAGTCGTCGAGTAGAGCGTCCAGAGCCGAGGCCTGAAGAGCACAGAGTCAGGAGGAGTGGAAACTATGTACGGTGTACCTAAACCACACGGGAGAATGTTCTCCGCCTCTCTTACCACAATGTGAACGGGCGGCAGACCTCTGAGCAGACTGCTCGGCGCCAGCAGCGGTGACACAAATGGGTTCCTCATGACGGGGCAGGACGTCGGGTTAACAAACGCTGGGCAGTTGGAGCGCAAAGGCTCGAAGCCATCCGGATAGTGGATGGAATCTGCAGAGTTCTGGAAGGCGAGGTCAGTGGAAGTCCTCCGGATATGGTTCCCTCTCGGAGAAGGAGACCCACCTGAGGTCCGGCTGGGATCCAGAAAGGACTGGACCCAGTTGGAAACTCCCTGAGTGAGGTCACTGAGCAGCATGGCCGTGTCTCGGCCCAGAGCACTCAGACTGCCTCTCCTGTCTGCCGGCTGGATCGTCTGGAAGTCCGAGCCTGGGAAAACCAGATTAGAGTGgattagggtcaaaggtcagatttcTATCCAACCAtttcaataaataaaacaagaacaCATATTTTTAACTGTCTGGATCAGGCTTAAACAGGTCTGAATCCAGTTTAAATTGGTCTGGATCAGGCGTAAACCGGACTGGATCAGGTGTAAACCGGACTGGATCAGGTGTAAACCAAACTGGATCAGATGtaaactggactggatcaggtgtaaactggactggatcaggtGTAAAGTGGTCTGGATTAGGCGTGAACTGGACTGGATCAGGTGTAAGCTGGACTGGATCAGATGtaaactggactggatcaggtgtaaactggactggatcaggcATACAGTGGTCTGGATCAGGCGTAAGCTGGACTGGATCAGGTGTAAACTGGACTAGATCGACGTAAACCAGACTGGATCAGGTGTACAGTGGTCTGGATCAGGCGTAAAATGGACTGGATTAGGTGTAAACTGATCTAGATGCAGTTTAAAGTGGTCTGGATCAGGTGtaaactggactggatcaggtTTAAACTGGACTGAATGCAGTTTAAAGTGGTCTGGATCAGGTGTACACCAAACTGGATCGGTTTAAACTGGTCTGGGTCCGGTTTCAAGTGGTCTGGATCAGGCATtaaactggactggatcaggcGTAAACTGAACTGGATCAGGTGTAAACTGGACTAGATCGACGTAAACCAGACTGGATCAGGTGTACAGTGGTCTGGATCAGGCGTAAAATGGACTGGATTAGGTGTAAACTGATCTAGATGCAGTTTAAAGTGGTCTGGATCAGGTGtaaactggactggatcaggtTTAAACTGGACTGAATGCAGTTTAAAGTGGTCTGGATCAGGTGTACACCAAACTGGATCGGTTTAAACTGGTCTGGGTCCGGTTTCAAGTGGTCTGGATCAGGCATtaaactggactggatcaggcGTAAACTGAACTGGATCAAGTGTACAGTGGTTTGGATCAGATGTAAAGTGGTCTGGATCAGGTGTAAATTTTACTGGATCAGGTGTAAACTGGAGTGGATCGGTTGAAACCAGTCTGAGTCCGGTTTAAAGTGGTCTGGATCAGGTGTAAACTGGACTGGACCGGGTGTACAGTGGTTCGTCTGTCCCTGATCTGCAGACCAGTAAACCCTGCAGGAGGCTCCATCAGCTGAACAAACTCAGGTGGGAGCAGGTAGTTAAACATTTCTTCCTCCCACATGATCCGATTCTGACAGAAGTCCTTCTGATGTCCTGTGTTCTGTTCTGGAAGGACCGGAGTGTTCTGCTGAGCCAAATGAGGCATGCAGCAGAACACAAACACACCTGCATATGCGTTCAGGCACTTGGCCAGGACGCCTAAAGGCAGCAAGGGGTCGATGAGTGTGAGCAGCCGGGAGGGCGAGGCATCCGTGGTGAGCAAGGTGGCTGGGTACGCAGCCACGATCCCATCAGGGACACGGATTCCAGAGGTCAAGGCCCTCATGGAGACAGTGATGCAGAGGTTTCCTCCCGCGCTGTCCCCGACAAGACAAACCCGCTCCGCTGTAGAACCTGGAATCAAACAGCAGAGCAGAACGTTCAGGTAGCACCTCATTTATGTGTTAGTACGGTGGCCCAGAAGGGACAAACACCAGGGTCTAGAACAGGACCAAGTTAGTTTCAGTTCCAACTCAAGCTCTTAGGGAtgcactggttctggttctgagggACGACTCTGACTAAAGAGTTTCTCAAATAACAAATgagtaaaataaaaatgcttCACTGGCCTAAATGTCTGGTTCTGGAAGTGAAAAGGTCGCCCTGGAGGACGCCACTGCGATGATGAGTTCAGTGACCCGAAAGGAAAATCTCATTTCTGAGATCCTGATTGGTCGATCAACAGTCATGCTGAATATCGGCCGATTCACAGGTGCAGCAATTCTCACAGAATCCTGCTTCAAAAGTTTGGAACGATTCTTTTCCgtagaccagctcagtggcctagtggtaaagCATCTGCCCTGGGACCggcgttcaaatcccggtcggatcACAACGCCTCCCCGCTCAaccctcagctttaaggggttggactggggctTAGACCACCAGCAGCTCCCCATGGGGGTGGGTCAGATgcgtttcaccacacacctgatgGGACTTTAAGGTTCACTTCCTGCTTAAATCAGGCGAGCTGGAGCAGAAAAGCGTCTAAAACCGGCGGGATCTGGGGCCTGGGCGGGATCTGGGGCCTGGGTGGGATCTGGGGCCTGGGCGGGATCTGGGGCCTGGGTGGGATCTGGGGCCTGGGCGGGATCTGGGGCCTGGGCGGGATCTGGGGCCTGGGTGGGATCTGGGGCCTGGGTGGGATCTGGGGCCTGGGCGGGATCTGGGGCCTGGGCGGGATCTGGGGCCTCGGTGGGATCTGGGGCCTCGGTGGGATCTGGGGCCTGGGCGGGATCTGGGGCCTGGGCGGGATCTGGGGCCTGGGTGGGATCTGGGGCCTGGGTGGGATCTGGGGCCTGGGTGGGATCTGGGGCCTGGGCGGGATCTGGGGCCTGGGTGGGATCTGGGGCCTGGGTGGGATCTGGGGCCTGGGTGGAATCTGGGGCCTGGGCGGGATCTGGGGCCTCGGTGGGATCTGGGGCCTGGGCGGGATCTGGGGCCTGGGCGGGATCTGGGGCCTGGGCGGGATCTGGGGCCTGGGCGGGATCTGGGGCCTGGGCGGGATCTGGGGCCTGGGCGGGATCTGGGGCCTGGGTGGGATCTGGGGCCTCGGTGGGATCTGGGGCCTGGGCGGGATCTGGGGCCTGGGCGGGATCTGGGGGCCTCGGAGGGTTTTTCCAGCTTTATCTCGGGTCTTAATAAAACAAACCCAAAGAGTCTGACGTTACAGTCGGTAGGGATTAGGATCCAGGACAGAAACAGGAAATCTGCAGACGGACGAACACGTTCTCTTCTTCTACTGTTGAATCCGACGTTCACCTTAAAATGTAAACGGTTCAGTTTGGTTTGCTGCTCTTCCATCAGGACTCGTCTCGTATCAAATGGGCATCTGGAGGAAGTTTTTATGTCCAGTAACAAAGTCACTTGAGCAACCGGACGTAAAACTGGTTCATGCATTCATAACTTCCAGGCTGCCATTTTGTTTGGTGTCTAAACAGTTCCCTGGAAGTTTCTGTGTTTGTTGGAAACGATGCAGCTCACACAGACAGATCATATGTCTCCTGTTCTCGTCAGAAATCAGACGTCACTTTGATCTGAGATCTTTTTGTTCCTGCTCACAGAAGAACACGCTCTGCTTTCCAAGAACAGGTTTACATGTGATTCCCAGAATAAACGGGAGAGCAGCTTGATCTGAACCCGGCTCCTACAGCAGCCTACAGGCTTTAAACACGCTAACATATGGAGTTCAGCTCCGTGTCCTCCTCGTGTCGAGGCAACATGACGTTCACGTGAAGTTGGGCTAGGTTAGGGTTAAGTTCTGACAGAAACAAACAGGAAGCTGTTAGAAAAGAGGAGATATTGGTTATTAGGAGCGGCATGACCTGAGTTTTTTAAAATAGTCCGTCAAGTAATGGAAATCGAGTTGACTTCGACTAGTCATTGTTGACGTCATtcacctgaagcggctaaaactgacgatgggtgactcAGCGTTTTCGCTGCGCCCACATTTTCCAAGTTaaacacacctctcctaacaacggtagtttctgcttcctgCTTCAGCCCCGCCCCCTAAAACCGACACGGCCGATACAACAGGACGTCCCTTCTGACGCCTTTAACGTGGTCACAAACCTACTTAAACGATCCCTTCAATGACAAACGATGTGTTTATtattaacatttaaacttttattaGCTCCAAAGTAAACACCTGGAAAAATGACTTCATGTGGTTTTTGTTTATCGATCAGAGCAACaaggagggggcggggcttacagCCTGTACTGGAACCATCCACTAGGGGGCGTTATTATACATGGAGAACAATAACAACCCCCACCAGGAGCCACGGCGCGACGACGTCCAGAACCAGATCAAACAGATACCTTCATCGTCTCACTGAAACGGTGACATCATGAAGGCTGCACATGCTCAGCACTGACCCAGCAGCTGACAGTTGTTCAGGGCCCAGCAGTAGGCGTAGAAGCACTCCTCCAGAGCTCGGGGAAAAGGCGCTTCAGGCGACAGAGAGTAGTCGACGGAGAGGATGGGGACGCCCAGCACCTTGGACCAGTTACGAAGATAAttctgatgaaagcagcagaaGAGACTCAGAATTCATCATGGTGCTCTCCAGACGAGGACGCGTAGGTCCAGCAGGCTGGTACCTCATGGGAACGAGAAGTCTGAGCCACGAAGCCTCCTCCGTGGAAGTGGATTAGCAGCCAGGGGGAGCGTGGCTGCTCCTGTATCCAGGGCAGACGGGAGGAGATGGGAGGAGGATCGCTTCGGGAAAACCCCAGCAGCTCCTCGCTGTCCTAAAACATCCAACAGGAGATGAGAACTGGACCGACTTCAAAGGGAAGGAGGGGTTAGGGTCAAGTTAAAAGTTTCATTTGAACATTTCAAACCGACTCGTGGATCCTCACCTGACCTTCTCGAAGGTCGTAGGAGACCAGC
Coding sequences within:
- the lipea gene encoding lipase, hormone-sensitive a isoform X1; translated protein: MRVASKMDYKVVFSALERVCQENISVLCGPSDLPYGTVTKRLVTSMKQIQEHGRALEPMVASFSSIYHHYDFDAQTPGNGYRTLVKVLQSCLLHIVHKGQYIASNYSGAFFRAEHNAAEMEAYCSALCQLRALLYLAQRLIHDNEHGQLYIQQDSDLNRSFVQEYSSMHKACFYGRCLGFQFSPALRPFLQTIIISMVSYGEAYGKQQSGIGTAALSLLTSGKYVIDPELRGAEFERITQNLDMQFWKSFWNVTESDILSGFTRIASNPVQVNFTLTVPPVPLRLPLASDPRLSTTVSPPIAHWGPGPVHMRLVSYDLREGQDSEELLGFSRSDPPPISSRLPWIQEQPRSPWLLIHFHGGGFVAQTSRSHENYLRNWSKVLGVPILSVDYSLSPEAPFPRALEECFYAYCWALNNCQLLGSTAERVCLVGDSAGGNLCITVSMRALTSGIRVPDGIVAAYPATLLTTDASPSRLLTLIDPLLPLGVLAKCLNAYAGSDFQTIQPADRRGSLSALGRDTAMLLSDLTQGVSNWVQSFLDPSRTSGGSPSPRGNHIRRTSTDLAFQNSADSIHYPDGFEPLRSNCPAFVNPTSCPVMRNPFVSPLLAPSSLLRGLPPVHIVASALDALLDDSVMFAKKLRAMEQPVSLTVVEDLPHGFLSLSQICKETQFASDMCVARVREVFLQENTRNALPKDL
- the lipea gene encoding lipase, hormone-sensitive a isoform X2 codes for the protein MDYKVVFSALERVCQENISVLCGPSDLPYGTVTKRLVTSMKQIQEHGRALEPMVASFSSIYHHYDFDAQTPGNGYRTLVKVLQSCLLHIVHKGQYIASNYSGAFFRAEHNAAEMEAYCSALCQLRALLYLAQRLIHDNEHGQLYIQQDSDLNRSFVQEYSSMHKACFYGRCLGFQFSPALRPFLQTIIISMVSYGEAYGKQQSGIGTAALSLLTSGKYVIDPELRGAEFERITQNLDMQFWKSFWNVTESDILSGFTRIASNPVQVNFTLTVPPVPLRLPLASDPRLSTTVSPPIAHWGPGPVHMRLVSYDLREGQDSEELLGFSRSDPPPISSRLPWIQEQPRSPWLLIHFHGGGFVAQTSRSHENYLRNWSKVLGVPILSVDYSLSPEAPFPRALEECFYAYCWALNNCQLLGSTAERVCLVGDSAGGNLCITVSMRALTSGIRVPDGIVAAYPATLLTTDASPSRLLTLIDPLLPLGVLAKCLNAYAGSDFQTIQPADRRGSLSALGRDTAMLLSDLTQGVSNWVQSFLDPSRTSGGSPSPRGNHIRRTSTDLAFQNSADSIHYPDGFEPLRSNCPAFVNPTSCPVMRNPFVSPLLAPSSLLRGLPPVHIVASALDALLDDSVMFAKKLRAMEQPVSLTVVEDLPHGFLSLSQICKETQFASDMCVARVREVFLQENTRNALPKDL